GCAACGGGTTGAAGCTGCAGCCGGTTTTCGGCACCCAGCGCGGCTTTCAGGTGGGCGAAAAACTCCTGGTGGAATTTCAACTGGACGATCGGACGAAATCGCAGCTCAAAAAAGAAGTGGTGGTAAGAACCGTCACCCCCCAGTTCGTGGGAACCGAGTTTGTTTCGGACAACTACTATGAAAACGCCCTCGGTTTTTACCTTCTGAACGCGTCCTGAACCGGAACCCGGGCTGAAGCCGACACTGACCCACCGGGAGTTTCGCACCCATACGGGCCCCCACGCGCAGCAGGCTGCCGCGCGGGGGCCCGTTGTCGTTAGGCCTTGAGCCAACGGCGCCGCCCTCGGCTCAAGGCCCCAGCTTGTCCAGCTCCTCGGACTTCATCCCGAAGCTGTGTTTCTCCTCGGGGAAGCGGCCGGCCTGAACATCTTGCTTGTAGGCCGCGATGGCCGCGGCGACGGTCTCACCGATGCGGGCATACTGTTTGACGAATTTGGGGGTGAAGCGATCGAAGAGTCCCACCATGTCATGGGTCACCAGCACCTGGCCGTCACAATCGGGGCCGGCCCCGATGCCGATCGTCGGAACAGCCACGGACTCGGTGATCAGGCGGGCGATCGGGGCCGGAATGGCCTCCAGTACGATCGAGAAGCAGCCGGCGGCGGCCAGGGCACGGGCATCGGCAATCAGGCTGCGGGCCGCCTCGGCGCTCTGCCCCTGGACCTTGAAACCGCCCAGGGCCGAGGCCGTCTGGGGGGTCAGACCGATATGGCCCTGGACCGGAATGCCGGCCCGGACCAGGGCCGCAACCGTCTCGGCCATGGGCCGGCCGCCTTCCAGTTTGACGGCATCCGCGCGGCCTTCCTTCATCAGCCGGTTGGCGTTTTCGACGGCCTTGGCGACGGACACGTTGTAGGAGCCGAAGGGCATGTCCCCGACCACCAGGGCGCGCGTGACCGCGCGGGAGACCGCCTTGAGATGGTGGACCATCTCGTCCATGCTGACCGAGACGGTGTCCGGATACCCCAGCACCACCATTCCCAGCGAATCCCCCACCAGAACCATATCAATCCCCGCCCGGTCCACCAGCAGGGCCCAGGGGTAGTCGTAGGCAGTCAGCACGGTGATCTTTTCACCGCTCTGCTTGCGGGCCTGAATTTCCGGGATCGTGGTCTTAACATCTGCCATCGCGTGTCTCCTTGTAGGGGGCCGTGGGGCTTAGGGTCGCGGCAAGAAATAATTCCACAATATGGGGCCGGATTTTGGTTCGTCACCAAGGCACATTCGCCGGTGCATATCGGGATCTGTGCCGGCGGATGTAACGCCGATGACGGGCCAAAAGACAAGCAAGATGTGGCATTATTTCTTGCCGAGGCCCTTAGCTAAGGCGGGAGGCGGCTGTCGCTTCCAGGGCCGCGACCAAGGCGGTCAGAAGCGTGTTTACCGGCGCCGCAAGCCCCAGCTCGCCGGCCAAACGGGCAACTGCACCGTTGATCACGGCAACCTCGGTGGGGGCGCCCCTGAGAACGTCCTGGAGCATGCTGGCGCGGTTTTGGGCCGTCCGCCGGCAGACGGCCTTGACATGCGCCAGCGGGTCCGGGTACGGCAGGGCAATCCCCCGGGCATGGGCCACCGCCACCGCCTCGGCCACGGCTTGAGCCATGAGCCGTTGGCAGGCCGGTTCGGCCGCCAGCACCCCATTGGGAACCCGCAACAGCGCCGCCAGGGCGTTGATCCCGACATTGACGATCAGCTTGCCCCACACCAGAGCGTCCGCATCGTCGGCCAGTTCGGTCTGAATGCCGGCAGCGTTGAAGAGGCGGCAGACAGCCGCGGCCACTCGCTCGGGGGGGCCTGCACGGGCGATCCAGGTGGGGCCGTCGCCGGCGTGCCGCACGTGGCCGGGCTCCACGAGGGTGGCGCCCTGGGAGGTCACCCCGACCAGCGCCCGCCGGGGTCCCAGAACTTCGGCCAGCACCTCGCGGTTGCCCAGACCGTTCTGCAGGCTGAGAGCAACTCCCCCAGGCTTCAGGAGCCGGGCGGCCGTCTCGGCCGCCGCCCGCGTCTGACCGGCCTTGGTGAAAACGATCGCCAGGTCAAACGGCTCGCCGAGCGCCTTCGGATCACTGACGGCCGCCAGCCGCTGGACCCGACAGGAGCAGTCCGGCCCCTCCACCGTGAGCCCCTTGACGTTGATGGCGTCGATATGGGCTTTGCGGCGATTTACCAGCACCACGGGGGCGACCGCCGCCAGCAGGGAACCGAACAGCGAGCCCATGGCGCCGGCGCCGATCACGGCAATTCGCATGGCGTCCACGGGGTTCGTCCAGTTGGCCGGGGGTCAGATTCGGAAAAGCGATAGCGCCTGCATTGCAGGGAATTCATTGACGGCCTTGAGTTTGTCTTCGTTGGAGATCACGGCCACCGCCGGCGGCTTGCCGGTTGCACCGAAATAGGTCTCAGCGGCCGCACGCACCTGCTCGCGGGTAACCGCCAGCAGGCGGGTCTTGTACTCCTTGCGGGCCTCGTCGCTGAGACCGACGATACCGCGGTAGAAGGCTTTGCGGGCCGCCGGGCCCGGCGGGTCGGGCTTGTCGATTTCCGAGCAGATCTGCAGCACGGCTTCCTTGATGTCCTCGTCGCTGTAGGCGCCGCTGCGGATGAAGCCGCCGGCGGCATCGTAAACCTTGAGGGTGCTGACCACGTGCGGGTCGCGGTAGGAGCCCAGGCAAAAGAGCCCGTCCTCGGCCCCGTACAGCGCAAAACCGCCGTAGGCTCCGCCTTTT
Above is a window of Desulfobacteraceae bacterium DNA encoding:
- the panB gene encoding 3-methyl-2-oxobutanoate hydroxymethyltransferase, coding for MADVKTTIPEIQARKQSGEKITVLTAYDYPWALLVDRAGIDMVLVGDSLGMVVLGYPDTVSVSMDEMVHHLKAVSRAVTRALVVGDMPFGSYNVSVAKAVENANRLMKEGRADAVKLEGGRPMAETVAALVRAGIPVQGHIGLTPQTASALGGFKVQGQSAEAARSLIADARALAAAGCFSIVLEAIPAPIARLITESVAVPTIGIGAGPDCDGQVLVTHDMVGLFDRFTPKFVKQYARIGETVAAAIAAYKQDVQAGRFPEEKHSFGMKSEELDKLGP
- a CDS encoding 2-dehydropantoate 2-reductase: MRIAVIGAGAMGSLFGSLLAAVAPVVLVNRRKAHIDAINVKGLTVEGPDCSCRVQRLAAVSDPKALGEPFDLAIVFTKAGQTRAAAETAARLLKPGGVALSLQNGLGNREVLAEVLGPRRALVGVTSQGATLVEPGHVRHAGDGPTWIARAGPPERVAAAVCRLFNAAGIQTELADDADALVWGKLIVNVGINALAALLRVPNGVLAAEPACQRLMAQAVAEAVAVAHARGIALPYPDPLAHVKAVCRRTAQNRASMLQDVLRGAPTEVAVINGAVARLAGELGLAAPVNTLLTALVAALEATAASRLS